The following coding sequences are from one Virgibacillus necropolis window:
- the gltB gene encoding glutamate synthase large subunit, with translation MGYNKMPKAQGLYRPEFEHDACGIGLYAHMNGVPTHDIVKKGLHMLCQLDHRGGHGSDPETGDGAGLMVQIPDHFFRKVCPEMNLPEKGRYGVGMIFFSNDDNGREEIEAQINTFINQEGQSVLGWRTVPTNIRKIGNKAKESCPLIRQVFIGANSSIKDIEFERKLYIIRKQSEKVAMNREERFYFTSLSSQTIVYKGLLTPQQLDAFYIDLQDVDFVSAFSMVHSRFSTNTFPSWERAHPNRYLMHNGEINTLRGNVNWMRAREEQFVSDAFGDDLKKVLPILDADGSDSSILDNALEFLVLAGRKPAHAAMMLIPEPWVNNPHMSKEKKAFYEYHSSLMEPWDGPTTISFTNGKQIGAILDRNGLRPARYYVTKDDYLIFSSEVGVIDVEEDNVLYKDRLSPGKMLLLDLDEGRIISDDEIKTEMSEAEPYRKWLDEQLVKLTNKVETLDEMPFENLVTRQKAFGYTYEDIQKYLIPLVTEEKDPIGAMGNDVPLAVLSDHPQSLFSYFKQLFAQVTNPPIDAYREQLVTSTTSLLGPEGDILHPSELNCRRLQVDTPILSNRQLRLLKADSYQGFTSKTIDTLFYEDLESTLEQICKDVDKAIEEGISILVLTDRNMNERAVAIPSLLAVSALHQHLVTRGTRTKVSVIAETGEAREVHHFAALIGYGANAINPYLAYATLSQTINENNLSLSYQDAASSYIRGITEGVVKVMSKMGISTIQSYRGAQIFEAVGISKKVIDRYFTGTASQLGGIELDTIADEAINRHKNAYANNIDSTLDSGSDFQWRKTGEHHAFNPKTIHTLQWACRRGDYNLFKQYSTAANEERINFLRNLFTFKKTNPVPIEEVESADTIVKRFKTGAMSFGSLSQEAHESLAIAMNRIGGKSNSGEGGEDPKRFTVDENGDSPRSAIKQIASGRFGVKSHYLVNADELQIKMAQGAKPGEGGQLPGKKVYPWVANVRGSTPGVGLISPPPHHDIYSIEDMAQLIHDLKNANRDARISVKLVAKAGIGTIASGVAKGKADVISVSGYDGGTGASPKTSIKHTGLPWELGLAETHQSLMLNGLRDRVVLETDGKLMTGKDVVLAALLGAEEYGFATAPLVVLGCVMMRVCHVDTCPVGIATQNPELRKKFMGDPDHVVNFMYYIAQEVREIMAELGFTTMEEMIGRTDVLAVSDRAKAHWKAKHLDLSTLLYQVDGPRTCQTNQNHHLDESLDLCEILPAVMPAIERKEQVDLSYSIRNTNRVVGTIVGSEISKRYGEEGLPEDTITLRFTGSAGQSFGAYTPSGMSLFLTGDANDYVGKGLSGGKVVVSSPTKAKPYESSNVIAGNVSFYGATSGEAYINGYAGERFAVRNSGANVVVEGIGDHGCEYMTGGRVVILGEVGKNFAAGMSGGIAYVLTEDLSAFKQLCNKEMVEFEPITDRNEAEQVKQMVQDHYHYTESQKGAYVLNNWDEMMKKFVKVTPKDYKLMLEKIQSYKNDGLTDEEAAMSAFQSKDQKGTIDTQPEKPQVVTL, from the coding sequence ATGGGTTATAATAAAATGCCAAAAGCTCAAGGCCTTTACCGCCCTGAATTTGAACATGATGCATGTGGAATCGGCTTGTATGCACATATGAACGGGGTTCCGACCCATGATATCGTTAAAAAAGGACTACACATGCTTTGTCAGCTAGACCATCGCGGGGGGCATGGAAGCGACCCAGAGACAGGAGACGGGGCAGGATTAATGGTTCAAATTCCAGATCACTTTTTTAGGAAAGTTTGTCCGGAAATGAACTTGCCTGAAAAAGGGCGCTACGGTGTTGGGATGATATTCTTCTCGAATGACGATAACGGTCGTGAAGAGATAGAAGCTCAAATTAATACATTTATAAACCAAGAGGGGCAATCGGTCCTTGGATGGAGAACTGTACCTACAAATATCAGAAAAATCGGAAATAAAGCAAAAGAAAGCTGTCCTTTAATCCGCCAAGTATTTATTGGAGCAAATTCTTCTATTAAAGATATCGAATTTGAACGGAAGTTATATATCATTCGTAAGCAATCTGAAAAAGTAGCTATGAATCGTGAAGAACGTTTTTACTTTACCAGCCTTTCGAGTCAAACGATTGTATATAAAGGGTTATTAACACCACAACAATTAGATGCTTTCTATATAGATTTACAAGACGTGGATTTTGTATCAGCTTTTTCTATGGTACATTCCCGCTTCAGTACAAATACATTTCCAAGCTGGGAGCGGGCTCATCCGAATCGTTATTTAATGCATAACGGAGAAATCAATACGTTAAGAGGTAACGTCAATTGGATGAGAGCACGGGAAGAACAGTTTGTATCGGATGCTTTCGGTGATGATTTGAAAAAGGTACTTCCGATTTTAGATGCGGATGGAAGCGACTCATCCATATTAGATAATGCGTTAGAATTTCTTGTTTTGGCCGGAAGAAAACCAGCTCATGCTGCCATGATGTTGATCCCTGAGCCATGGGTTAATAATCCACATATGTCGAAAGAAAAGAAAGCTTTCTACGAGTATCATAGTTCACTAATGGAGCCTTGGGATGGTCCGACGACTATTTCCTTTACGAACGGTAAACAAATCGGGGCAATTTTGGACAGAAATGGCTTACGACCTGCAAGATATTATGTGACAAAAGATGATTATCTGATCTTTTCTTCAGAGGTGGGTGTCATCGATGTTGAAGAGGACAATGTCTTGTATAAAGACCGTTTGAGTCCTGGAAAAATGCTTTTACTTGATTTAGATGAAGGTCGGATCATTTCGGATGACGAAATTAAAACGGAAATGTCTGAAGCTGAGCCTTATCGCAAATGGTTAGATGAGCAACTTGTTAAACTTACGAATAAAGTGGAGACGCTTGACGAAATGCCATTTGAGAATTTAGTGACAAGACAAAAAGCATTTGGTTATACGTATGAAGACATTCAAAAATATTTGATTCCTTTAGTGACGGAGGAAAAGGATCCAATTGGTGCAATGGGTAATGATGTGCCACTAGCGGTATTATCTGATCACCCACAATCATTATTTTCTTATTTTAAGCAATTATTTGCCCAGGTTACGAACCCTCCAATCGATGCGTATCGTGAACAACTCGTTACATCTACCACGAGTCTGTTAGGACCTGAAGGGGACATTCTGCACCCAAGTGAACTGAATTGTCGTAGACTCCAAGTAGACACACCCATACTGTCTAATCGACAGCTTCGATTGTTAAAAGCTGATAGCTATCAAGGTTTTACTAGTAAGACGATAGACACGTTATTTTACGAAGACCTGGAAAGTACGCTTGAACAGATTTGTAAAGATGTGGATAAGGCAATCGAAGAAGGTATTAGTATTCTTGTTCTGACGGATCGGAATATGAACGAGAGGGCAGTTGCGATTCCATCACTTCTTGCTGTAAGTGCATTACACCAGCACCTTGTCACGCGTGGTACCCGTACGAAAGTGAGTGTCATCGCTGAAACTGGTGAAGCGAGAGAGGTTCATCATTTCGCAGCCTTGATCGGTTATGGAGCAAATGCGATAAATCCATATCTTGCATACGCAACGTTGAGTCAAACAATCAATGAAAACAATTTAAGTCTTAGCTATCAAGATGCAGCAAGTAGCTACATTCGGGGAATTACCGAGGGCGTTGTAAAAGTAATGTCCAAAATGGGGATTTCCACCATTCAAAGTTACCGTGGTGCACAAATTTTTGAGGCGGTTGGCATCAGTAAAAAGGTCATCGATCGTTATTTTACAGGGACTGCTTCCCAACTCGGTGGAATTGAACTAGATACGATTGCTGATGAAGCGATAAATCGTCATAAAAACGCTTATGCAAATAATATTGATAGTACCTTGGATTCTGGAAGTGATTTTCAGTGGAGAAAAACGGGCGAACATCACGCGTTTAATCCGAAAACCATTCACACCCTGCAATGGGCTTGCCGAAGAGGGGATTATAATCTTTTTAAGCAGTACTCAACAGCGGCAAATGAGGAGAGAATTAATTTTTTACGGAATTTGTTTACGTTTAAGAAAACGAATCCTGTACCTATAGAAGAGGTTGAATCTGCTGACACAATCGTGAAACGGTTTAAAACAGGGGCTATGTCGTTTGGTTCATTAAGTCAGGAAGCCCATGAATCATTAGCTATCGCGATGAACAGAATCGGTGGTAAAAGTAACAGTGGTGAAGGTGGAGAGGATCCGAAGCGGTTTACTGTTGATGAGAATGGTGACTCACCTAGAAGTGCCATCAAACAAATCGCATCTGGACGTTTTGGTGTAAAAAGCCATTATCTAGTGAATGCTGACGAACTGCAAATTAAAATGGCTCAAGGAGCAAAACCAGGGGAAGGTGGACAGTTGCCAGGGAAAAAAGTGTATCCATGGGTAGCCAATGTACGTGGATCTACACCTGGTGTTGGTCTGATATCGCCTCCTCCACACCATGACATTTATTCTATTGAGGATATGGCACAATTAATCCACGACTTGAAAAATGCCAACCGTGATGCTCGTATCAGTGTAAAGCTTGTGGCAAAAGCAGGAATTGGGACAATTGCCTCTGGTGTTGCAAAAGGTAAGGCTGATGTAATTTCTGTTAGTGGATATGACGGTGGTACAGGTGCCTCACCAAAAACAAGCATTAAGCATACAGGACTCCCTTGGGAGCTTGGACTCGCTGAAACGCATCAAAGCTTGATGTTAAATGGCCTCCGAGATCGCGTTGTATTAGAGACGGATGGAAAGCTGATGACTGGAAAAGATGTGGTTTTGGCCGCATTACTTGGCGCAGAAGAATATGGTTTTGCAACAGCACCACTTGTTGTTCTTGGCTGTGTCATGATGAGAGTATGTCATGTAGATACGTGCCCAGTAGGCATTGCAACGCAAAACCCAGAACTAAGGAAGAAATTCATGGGTGATCCTGATCATGTCGTTAATTTTATGTACTATATCGCTCAGGAAGTTAGAGAAATCATGGCAGAGTTAGGTTTTACAACCATGGAAGAGATGATAGGACGGACGGATGTTTTAGCTGTAAGTGATCGAGCAAAAGCTCATTGGAAAGCGAAGCATTTAGACTTGTCTACATTACTTTACCAAGTTGATGGACCAAGAACTTGTCAAACAAACCAGAATCATCATCTTGATGAGTCACTTGATTTATGTGAAATTCTACCTGCAGTAATGCCTGCTATCGAGCGGAAGGAGCAAGTAGACCTCTCGTATTCTATCCGAAATACAAATCGTGTGGTAGGAACGATAGTAGGTAGTGAGATATCTAAACGCTATGGTGAAGAGGGCTTACCAGAAGACACGATCACGTTACGATTTACAGGGTCTGCAGGGCAAAGCTTTGGTGCCTATACTCCAAGCGGCATGTCATTATTTTTGACTGGTGACGCGAATGACTATGTAGGAAAAGGATTGTCTGGTGGAAAAGTAGTTGTTTCTTCTCCAACAAAAGCAAAGCCTTATGAGTCGAGTAACGTCATTGCCGGAAACGTGTCATTTTATGGTGCTACTAGTGGAGAAGCTTATATAAATGGGTATGCAGGTGAACGGTTTGCTGTGCGAAATAGTGGTGCAAATGTTGTCGTAGAAGGAATTGGAGACCATGGATGCGAATATATGACTGGTGGGCGTGTCGTCATTTTAGGTGAAGTTGGTAAAAACTTTGCAGCCGGAATGTCAGGTGGTATCGCCTACGTTCTTACTGAAGATTTGTCCGCATTTAAACAGTTGTGTAACAAAGAAATGGTAGAATTTGAACCTATCACAGACCGTAATGAGGCGGAGCAAGTAAAACAAATGGTCCAAGATCATTATCATTACACGGAAAGTCAAAAAGGGGCTTACGTACTAAATAACTGGGATGAGATGATGAAAAAGTTCGTGAAGGTTACACCGAAAGATTATAAATTAATGCTAGAAAAAATTCAAAGCTACAAGAATGACGGTTTAACAGACGAAGAAGCTGCAATGAGTGCTTTTCAATCAAAAGATCAAAAAGGCACGATCGATACACAACCAGAAAAACCCCAAGTAGTAACTTTATAA
- a CDS encoding DUF6792 domain-containing protein, with product MRLRLIDIEYKDLEEDEMIERIRRIYIEEYGKELSVNVDVFNSFGSSVFKYDESSYDGTSIHFYT from the coding sequence ATGAGATTAAGACTTATTGATATTGAATATAAGGACTTGGAAGAAGATGAAATGATTGAACGAATTAGAAGGATTTATATAGAAGAGTATGGAAAAGAATTATCCGTAAATGTTGATGTTTTTAATTCATTTGGATCTAGTGTCTTTAAATATGATGAATCTAGTTATGATGGCACTTCAATTCATTTTTATACCTAG
- a CDS encoding WXG100 family type VII secretion target — MAGNIRLSPEELRDVARRYGIESGNVQQVVGTLDGMRDHLNQVWEGNAKEAFIAQYEELRVSFVQMVELLEGVNHQLASTAQTLEDTDTQIAGQIRS, encoded by the coding sequence ATGGCAGGAAACATTCGGTTAAGCCCAGAAGAACTAAGAGATGTTGCAAGAAGATATGGGATAGAAAGTGGAAATGTTCAACAAGTTGTTGGAACTTTAGATGGTATGCGTGATCACTTGAACCAGGTTTGGGAAGGTAATGCAAAAGAAGCATTTATTGCACAATACGAGGAGTTACGTGTATCCTTTGTCCAAATGGTTGAATTACTCGAGGGAGTTAACCATCAATTAGCTTCAACTGCACAAACGCTTGAAGATACTGATACACAAATTGCAGGTCAAATTCGTTCGTAA
- a CDS encoding LysR family transcriptional regulator — MELRQLRYFMEVAEREHVSEAAINLHVAQSAVSRQITNLEGELEVSLFQREGRNIKLTQIGKTFYTHTKIAMKAIDNAKKQIDEYLDPERGTIKIGFPTSLSNHLLPSVISAFKDEYPNVAFHLRQGSYKFLIDSVKKDEIDVAFLGPVPKDDPEIESHILFTENILALLPLNHPLAKRENLYLTDLKNDEFVSFPKGYILEKIIVDACKQVGFAPKISSEGEDLDAIKGLVSAGIGVTLLPESTFHESTPRMTVKIPIKIPEVRRTVGVIKQKEKNLAPSEAIFYAFVKKFFSRLQGFQ, encoded by the coding sequence ATGGAGCTACGTCAATTACGCTATTTTATGGAAGTTGCAGAGCGCGAACACGTGTCAGAGGCAGCTATAAATTTACATGTTGCTCAATCAGCAGTAAGCAGGCAAATCACTAATTTAGAAGGAGAGCTCGAAGTTTCTTTATTTCAACGTGAAGGCAGGAATATCAAATTAACACAAATTGGGAAAACATTTTACACACATACAAAAATTGCAATGAAAGCGATAGATAATGCAAAAAAACAAATTGACGAATATTTGGACCCAGAACGCGGGACAATTAAAATTGGTTTTCCGACCAGTTTATCTAATCATCTACTGCCAAGTGTCATCTCTGCCTTTAAGGATGAATATCCAAATGTTGCATTTCATTTACGCCAAGGTTCTTATAAATTCTTGATCGATTCCGTAAAGAAAGACGAAATCGATGTGGCTTTTTTAGGTCCTGTTCCTAAGGATGACCCTGAAATTGAAAGTCATATATTATTCACCGAAAATATTTTAGCTTTACTTCCGCTAAATCATCCCTTGGCAAAAAGGGAAAATCTTTATCTTACCGACTTGAAGAACGATGAATTTGTTAGCTTTCCTAAGGGATATATTCTTGAAAAAATAATTGTGGATGCGTGCAAACAAGTCGGCTTTGCCCCAAAGATCTCTTCAGAGGGAGAAGATTTAGATGCTATTAAAGGTCTTGTTTCCGCCGGTATCGGTGTAACGCTTTTACCAGAGAGTACATTTCACGAGTCAACACCAAGGATGACTGTTAAAATTCCTATAAAGATTCCCGAGGTAAGAAGAACTGTTGGAGTGATTAAGCAGAAAGAAAAAAATCTAGCACCGTCTGAAGCGATATTTTATGCGTTTGTTAAAAAGTTTTTCTCGAGGTTGCAAGGGTTTCAGTAG
- a CDS encoding NtaA/DmoA family FMN-dependent monooxygenase (This protein belongs to a clade of FMN-dependent monooxygenases, within a broader family of flavin-dependent oxidoreductases, the luciferase-like monooxygenase (LMM) family, some of whose members use coenzyme F420 rather than FMN.) — protein sequence MTTLDHLTNGRVGWNIVTSYLKSASVNIGLTDQLKHDERYDLAAEYLDVCYKLWEESWEDDAVRLDKENGIYTDPDKVNDIHHEGKYFKVPGAHLSEPSSQRTPVIYQAGASAKERAFAAENAECVFIGSPTITVAKETVRRLRADIEKTGRSPEEVKVLPMFTPIVGKTEEEANAKFEDYKKHISHEGALALFGGWTGIDLSEYDSDQVISYIENDSIRSALEGFTKIDPDIEWTVEKIKNFVGIGGMSAYAVGSPEQIADTLEEWVRETGIDGFNIAYAITPGTIKDFIELIVPILQDRGLVRKEYEGSSLRDNLFGQGDQLPDHHPGKQTSDLVVG from the coding sequence ATGACGACGCTCGACCATTTAACAAACGGACGGGTGGGGTGGAATATTGTTACTTCCTATCTAAAGAGCGCGTCAGTCAATATAGGACTTACTGATCAATTGAAACATGATGAGCGCTATGATTTAGCTGCCGAATATTTGGATGTTTGTTATAAGCTTTGGGAAGAAAGCTGGGAAGACGATGCTGTTAGGTTAGATAAAGAAAATGGTATTTATACTGATCCAGATAAAGTTAATGATATCCACCACGAAGGAAAATATTTTAAAGTTCCTGGTGCCCATCTGAGCGAACCATCAAGCCAACGGACACCCGTTATTTATCAGGCAGGGGCATCTGCTAAAGAGCGTGCCTTCGCAGCGGAAAATGCGGAATGTGTGTTCATTGGGTCACCAACAATAACAGTTGCTAAGGAAACAGTTAGAAGACTGCGGGCTGATATCGAAAAAACGGGAAGATCGCCAGAAGAGGTAAAGGTTCTGCCGATGTTTACACCAATAGTCGGAAAAACCGAGGAAGAAGCCAATGCAAAATTTGAGGATTATAAAAAGCATATAAGCCATGAAGGAGCACTCGCCTTATTCGGAGGTTGGACCGGTATTGATTTATCTGAATATGACTCTGATCAGGTTATAAGTTATATTGAGAATGACTCGATACGATCAGCGCTTGAAGGTTTCACAAAAATAGATCCTGATATAGAATGGACAGTTGAAAAAATTAAAAACTTTGTAGGAATTGGTGGTATGAGTGCCTATGCCGTCGGATCACCTGAACAAATTGCTGATACGCTGGAAGAGTGGGTAAGGGAGACGGGAATTGATGGTTTCAATATTGCTTATGCTATTACCCCTGGAACAATTAAGGACTTTATTGAGCTTATTGTGCCAATTTTACAAGACCGAGGCTTGGTTCGAAAAGAATATGAGGGAAGTTCACTCAGAGATAATCTGTTTGGACAAGGAGATCAGTTGCCGGATCACCACCCAGGTAAACAGACAAGTGATTTGGTTGTGGGATAA
- a CDS encoding DUF6792 domain-containing protein, whose product MNDIPMNENEKIITSIEMRLRLIDIEYNNLEESEMIKQIKRIYTEEYGEKIPANIDIFQSSESSELKNDESGYDGTAIHFSSKKNNINEVYVISQGSQGKEDWVYNVKAMFAGKEYRQASAVDKFVSNSIDQFQSNSNKTLDFSKIPVIGLSHSLAHNNNTTAHLAYGTFDKIYSVNGAQTNYYQLYLADDVFAQSVRKQFSISRLDEDAIYDLDPNKLREFAENYYKDEAKNIHQLISKDDPLYAVSGTRGFFTLGDTKFVDTDPNHEGLRPLIDKVPDHVIKDFQEIAIQYTVSSRKGGIDAVLKDILGINMSVIREIDGIGSFLDLYFTEQEKINAMLVEVNKKLPGLMEKIKTITGNSDVLFGELLKAGYVTSEQKDELVSTFQNIEKELVDTEKSIETLLIWRNSNSYLSAQIGADFGAYLRVKDNIESLMASFETLQKKEYQNILHGIISNHGIAEVLAELSGDGKSYIGNDMVLSTGSGDKMIQVNISATLRMYTMGKVILSEKEDVITKLESTIEGIIYHAYEEEKRQVINKINDMESNPIAYTNLLRKHVYYSRNSKTVRGINVHETLHPLHERAKLDTEVKSLHMSIVAGHEHLEIYRKSIEELFDEEKRVALLFDLMGG is encoded by the coding sequence GTGAATGATATACCAATGAATGAGAATGAGAAAATAATAACTTCCATCGAAATGCGGTTAAGGCTCATTGATATTGAATATAACAATTTAGAAGAAAGTGAAATGATTAAACAAATTAAAAGAATTTATACAGAAGAATATGGTGAGAAGATACCTGCAAATATAGATATTTTTCAATCGTCCGAATCTAGTGAACTAAAAAATGATGAATCTGGTTATGATGGTACGGCAATTCATTTTAGTTCCAAGAAAAATAATATTAATGAAGTATATGTGATTTCACAAGGTTCTCAAGGCAAAGAGGATTGGGTTTATAATGTGAAAGCTATGTTTGCGGGAAAAGAATATAGACAGGCTAGTGCTGTAGATAAGTTTGTTTCTAATTCGATTGATCAATTTCAAAGTAACTCTAATAAAACATTGGACTTCAGTAAGATACCTGTTATTGGACTATCTCATTCGTTAGCTCATAATAATAATACTACAGCACATTTAGCTTATGGGACATTTGATAAAATATATAGCGTAAACGGAGCGCAAACAAATTACTATCAACTTTATTTGGCGGATGATGTTTTTGCTCAATCTGTAAGAAAACAATTTTCAATTTCTAGACTTGATGAGGATGCCATTTACGACCTAGACCCCAACAAACTAAGGGAATTCGCTGAGAATTATTATAAAGACGAAGCAAAAAATATTCATCAATTAATCTCAAAAGATGATCCATTATATGCGGTAAGTGGTACACGGGGCTTCTTCACACTTGGAGACACTAAGTTTGTCGATACGGATCCCAATCATGAGGGGCTTCGTCCGTTGATCGATAAAGTACCAGATCACGTGATAAAAGACTTTCAAGAAATAGCTATACAATACACCGTTTCTTCAAGGAAAGGTGGAATAGATGCTGTATTAAAGGATATACTGGGGATAAACATGTCGGTCATAAGAGAAATAGATGGTATTGGTAGTTTCTTAGATTTATATTTTACGGAACAGGAAAAAATTAATGCTATGTTAGTAGAGGTAAATAAAAAATTACCAGGACTTATGGAAAAAATTAAAACAATAACGGGTAATTCAGATGTGTTATTTGGGGAGCTGCTAAAAGCTGGCTATGTTACATCTGAGCAAAAAGATGAGCTTGTGTCGACGTTCCAAAACATTGAAAAAGAATTAGTAGATACGGAAAAATCGATTGAAACGCTTCTAATATGGAGAAATAGTAATTCCTATTTGTCAGCACAAATAGGAGCAGACTTTGGTGCGTATTTAAGAGTGAAGGACAATATTGAGTCGTTAATGGCAAGTTTTGAAACGTTACAAAAGAAGGAATACCAAAATATTTTACATGGAATTATTTCTAACCATGGTATTGCAGAGGTGCTGGCAGAACTTTCTGGAGACGGGAAATCATACATTGGTAATGATATGGTTTTATCTACTGGTAGTGGTGATAAAATGATCCAGGTCAATATTTCTGCTACGCTTCGGATGTATACAATGGGTAAGGTGATTTTATCAGAAAAAGAAGATGTAATAACAAAATTGGAATCAACGATTGAGGGAATCATCTACCATGCTTATGAAGAGGAAAAGAGGCAAGTAATAAATAAAATCAACGATATGGAAAGTAACCCCATTGCCTACACGAATTTATTACGGAAACATGTCTATTATTCAAGGAATAGTAAGACCGTTCGCGGTATTAATGTTCATGAGACGCTTCATCCACTACATGAACGTGCAAAGTTAGATACAGAGGTTAAAAGTTTACATATGAGTATTGTTGCTGGTCATGAACATTTGGAAATATATCGAAAAAGCATAGAGGAATTATTTGATGAGGAAAAACGTGTTGCGTTATTATTTGATTTAATGGGAGGTTAA
- the gltD gene encoding glutamate synthase small subunit, protein MGKTTGFMDYQREESKERNPRVRINDWKEYDAPFSDDVLSRQGARCMDCGTPFCQMGDEINGATTGCPIYNLIPEWNDLAYRGQWKEALKRLLKTNNFPEFTGRVCPAPCEGSCTVAISDPAVAIKSIERAIIDKGFENGWMTPRIPQKRTGQSVAIIGSGPAGLASADQLNQAGHTVTVYERADRAGGLLMYGIPNMKLEKDVVERRIRLLEQEGIDFVLNTEIGKDLSSEELKNQHDAVIFCTGAQKQRDLVIEGRGAKGIHFAMDYLTASTKKIVGTDLKKNEFIDAKGKDVIVIGGGDTGADCIATALRHDCNSVVQFGKHPQLPLARTKGNMWPEYPNVFTVDYAHKEATAKFGEDPRNYSIQTKRFISDDNGDLKELHTVEMEKVRDEDGKFVFYEIPGTEKVWPAQLVFIAIGFEGSEPELLQQAGVKTTNGTVEAKYGEFATNIEKVFAAGDARRGQSLIVWAINEGREVAYKVDHYLTGSTVLPSYLEV, encoded by the coding sequence ATGGGAAAAACGACAGGATTTATGGATTATCAACGTGAAGAGTCTAAAGAACGTAATCCCCGCGTACGAATTAATGATTGGAAAGAATACGATGCTCCTTTCTCTGATGATGTATTAAGCAGACAAGGAGCGCGGTGTATGGACTGCGGAACTCCTTTTTGCCAAATGGGGGATGAAATTAACGGGGCAACAACTGGATGTCCGATCTATAATTTAATTCCGGAGTGGAATGACTTAGCATATCGGGGACAATGGAAAGAAGCATTGAAGCGATTATTAAAAACGAATAATTTTCCAGAATTCACTGGAAGAGTATGTCCAGCCCCCTGTGAAGGGTCTTGTACAGTCGCTATTTCTGATCCTGCAGTTGCAATTAAAAGTATTGAACGAGCGATTATCGATAAAGGTTTCGAAAATGGTTGGATGACACCGCGAATCCCGCAAAAAAGAACAGGTCAATCGGTTGCTATTATAGGATCTGGGCCAGCGGGATTAGCCAGTGCCGATCAATTAAACCAAGCTGGGCATACGGTAACAGTGTATGAGCGTGCAGATCGTGCGGGTGGCTTATTGATGTATGGCATTCCCAATATGAAACTAGAAAAAGATGTTGTCGAACGAAGAATTAGATTACTAGAGCAAGAAGGCATTGATTTTGTGCTAAACACTGAAATAGGAAAAGATCTATCATCTGAAGAATTAAAAAACCAGCATGATGCAGTTATCTTTTGTACTGGGGCTCAAAAACAACGTGACTTGGTTATTGAAGGAAGGGGAGCAAAGGGAATTCATTTTGCAATGGATTATCTAACAGCTTCAACAAAAAAAATAGTAGGTACTGATTTAAAAAAGAACGAATTCATTGATGCCAAAGGAAAAGACGTCATCGTAATTGGCGGTGGGGATACAGGTGCCGATTGTATCGCAACAGCACTTCGTCACGACTGCAATAGCGTTGTTCAATTTGGTAAACATCCACAACTTCCACTAGCTAGAACCAAAGGCAATATGTGGCCTGAATACCCGAATGTATTTACGGTTGACTATGCACATAAGGAAGCAACAGCCAAATTTGGCGAGGATCCACGTAACTATTCGATCCAAACGAAGCGGTTTATTTCAGATGATAATGGGGATCTAAAAGAACTTCATACCGTCGAAATGGAAAAAGTCAGAGATGAAGACGGAAAGTTTGTTTTCTATGAAATCCCAGGTACTGAAAAAGTTTGGCCAGCACAACTTGTGTTCATCGCAATTGGATTTGAAGGATCTGAACCAGAGTTACTTCAACAAGCCGGAGTAAAAACAACTAACGGTACTGTTGAGGCGAAATACGGTGAATTCGCTACAAACATTGAAAAAGTTTTTGCGGCTGGAGATGCTAGACGAGGTCAAAGTTTAATCGTGTGGGCGATAAACGAAGGTCGTGAAGTCGCTTACAAAGTTGATCATTATTTAACGGGAAGTACAGTGCTACCCTCGTATTTAGAAGTATAG
- a CDS encoding DUF6792 domain-containing protein, with protein MNDVSMEEKVITSWPMRLRLIDIEYKDLDEDEMIEQIKRIYMEEYGKELSANIFHSHESINLKKCYRIFKSRLGIFTRAALN; from the coding sequence GTGAATGATGTTTCTATGGAAGAAAAAGTAATAACTTCATGGCCAATGAGGCTAAGACTTATTGATATTGAATATAAGGACTTAGATGAAGATGAAATGATTGAACAAATTAAAAGGATTTATATGGAGGAGTATGGAAAAGAGTTATCCGCAAATATTTTTCATTCACATGAATCTATTAATCTGAAAAAATGTTATCGAATCTTTAAAAGCAGGTTAGGTATTTTCACTAGAGCTGCATTAAATTAG